The DNA window TGATCTAAGGTATTGTCGCGTAGAAGCCTTCGCGCGATTTTTTTACCGTAACGTCGCGCAGCGGATCAGTGCGCATCTGCCGTGTGCTCCGTCGCTTCCTTCCACGGTTTGATTTTCGTCAGCGTCTTCACGAGTGCAGCTTTCCCGCCCTCAGTGTCATAGTCAGCCTGCAGCCGCAGCCATCAGCCATCAGCCATCAGCCATCAGAAAGACGAAGAAACGACACAACCGCAGATCGATGTCCGCGGTGACGGCGTACTTGCCGGCTACGATCTCGCCGATTCGCTGGGCGGGCACGCCGATCTCCCTGGCCAGCCGGTAGTTGCTCATGCCCAGCGGCTTGAGGATTTCCTCGGCAGGCATTTCGCCAGGCGACACGGGCTTGAGTTTTCTGCCCATGTCATTCTGCTTCAGCGGTAGTCCACGATCTCGACGTCTTAGGCATCGCTTCCTGTCCAGCGGAAGCAGACGCGGAACTGGTCGTTCACTCGAATGCTCCGTTGTTCCGGACGATCGCCCTACAATTACTCACCACGGTTCGCCGGCAGCTTCATAGTGGTAACCATGTATCGGCAAGTTTGATGCTATCATGCATCACATTTGATGACCGCGAGGCTGCACATGAGAACCACAGTAACCATCGATGATGAGCTCTATCAGAGAGCGCTTGAGCTCGCTGATCCCGAAATGGACAAGGGCGACCTGTTTCGCGAAGCGATCAAGGTGTTCGTGCGAGTGCAAGCCGGCAAACGGCTTGCCGACTTGGGCGGAAAGGCCCCCAAGATGAAGGACATTCCTCGTAGGCGGCCGGCGGAAGCTCCGACCCCGTGAGCCTGATACTTGCAGACACTTCGGTCTGGGTCGCACATTTCCGCCGCGCCAATCCATTGCTTCAATCGCTGGTCGCGATGGATCAGGTGTTGTGCCATCCGCTCATCGTTCTCGAACTCGCTTGCGGAACGCCACCGGCACCGCGCGAGCGCACAATCGGCGATCTTCGAAAACTGCGGCAGACCGTCAGCGCGACAACCGACGAGATACTTGCCCTGATCGAGAGGGAGCATTTCCATGGTTCGGGCTGCGGCGCCGTAGACGTTGCGTTACTCGCCTCCGTTCTTCTCACTCGGGACACACTTCTCTGGACGATGGACAAGAAACTCGACGCCTTGGCGGCGCGGTTGGGCGCAGCCTTCCGCGCTGCCGGCGCCTAGACACGATGGTCGTGTTGAGTTGAGGAGGCCGGTCTCCGGCGACGTGGGTTGCGCGCCAAGGCGCACAGAGCTACATGCTGAGAACGAGTCGTCAGCAACCTCAGTGGAGACCGGCCATGGAAGAAGGTATCGCAGCGGGACGGACACCGTTGCACGTATCCTCGCGCAAAAACTATCCGAGGAGCTCGGTCAGCAGGTGATCGTGGAGAACCGCACCGGCGCCGGCGGCGAGATCGCAACCGAACGAGTCGTCACATTGGCCCCGGACGGCTATACCCTGCTGCTGATCACGGCGGCGGATACGGCGCAGACGGCGGTGCGCGCCAAGTTGCCCTACAACCTCGAACGCGATTTCGCTCCGATATCGCTGGTGGTGACCAGGCCTTACGGACGACCACGAGCGGCATGACACGCGGCCCGAAGCGGCCGATGATTCGGCATAAGCAAGACGGCGTTCTGCGAACGCGGTCCGTTTACATCGAAAGAAAGGTAGCGATCGATGATGCGCTGGATTCTCGCAATTCTACTGCCTCTCTCCGGTCCAACGATCAGCGCGCAGGACTTTCCTTCGCGCCCCATACGATTGATCGTCCCGTTCCCGCCGGGTGGCTCGACCGACAATTATGCTCGCTTGCTTGCGCGCGAGCTTACGTCCGCCTGGAACCAGACCGTCGTGGTCGACAACCGCCCGGGTGCGACCGGCATCATCGGAACGCAGACAGTTCGCCAGGCGACTCCCGACGGCTACACCCTGCTGTTCACGTCGAACACCGGGCACGTGCTTGGTCCCTTGCTGCGTTCGACCCCGCCGTTCGATTCGATCAAGGATTTCACACCTATTTCCATAGCGGTACGCTTCCCGCTCTATCTCATCATCCATCCGTCAATTCCCGCGCGCACCCTGGCCGAGTTCATCACCTACGCCAAGGCGAACGACGGCAAATTGAACTATGCGAGCTCGGGTGAAGGCGGCTATAGTCATGTCGCTGCGCTGCTGTTCAATGCCG is part of the Betaproteobacteria bacterium genome and encodes:
- a CDS encoding tripartite tricarboxylate transporter substrate binding protein; this translates as MMRWILAILLPLSGPTISAQDFPSRPIRLIVPFPPGGSTDNYARLLARELTSAWNQTVVVDNRPGATGIIGTQTVRQATPDGYTLLFTSNTGHVLGPLLRSTPPFDSIKDFTPISIAVRFPLYLIIHPSIPARTLAEFITYAKANDGKLNYASSGEGGYSHVAALLFNAATGIKATHIPYKGAAPAQLAVVAGEAQYRFDNIGTSHPLVIAGKLRGLAITGKSRSPAVPDVPTAAEAGVRGLEGVLTWLGMLGPAGLPDALVNRINTEVVRIMRSPEVVKRVARDGYELAANTPAQFRAEMLQEQSVLVKVIEEQGLKIQ
- a CDS encoding PIN domain-containing protein, translated to MSLILADTSVWVAHFRRANPLLQSLVAMDQVLCHPLIVLELACGTPPAPRERTIGDLRKLRQTVSATTDEILALIEREHFHGSGCGAVDVALLASVLLTRDTLLWTMDKKLDALAARLGAAFRAAGA
- a CDS encoding type II toxin-antitoxin system VapB family antitoxin: MRTTVTIDDELYQRALELADPEMDKGDLFREAIKVFVRVQAGKRLADLGGKAPKMKDIPRRRPAEAPTP